One genomic window of Paenibacillus xylanilyticus includes the following:
- a CDS encoding CTP synthase has product MTKYIFVTGGVVSSLGKGITAASLGRLLKNRGLKVTIQKFDPYINIDPGTMSPYQHGEVFVTDDGAETDLDLGHYERFIDINLSKNSNVTTGKVYSSVISKERRGEYLGGTVQVIPHITNEIKERVFRAGREAGSDVVITEIGGTVGDIESLPFLEAIRQIKSDVGRDNVMYIHVTLIPYIKAAGEVKTKPTQHSVKELRSIGIQPNVIVCRTEYELSKDMKAKIALFCDIDENAVVECRDASTLYEVPLNLREEGLDEIVVNHLKLTTPAPDMSEWEGLVDRISKLQRTVEIAIVGKYVALHDAYLSVVESLSHAGFASNADVKIRWIHSEDITDENVGDLLHGVGGILVPGGFGDRGIEGKVSAIRYAREKNIPFFGICLGMQVSVIEYARSIVGLNGANSSEINPATEFPVIDLLPEQKDIENLGGTMRLGLYPCKLQEGSLAMACYDDELVYERHRHRYEFNNEYREAIEKAGLVISGTSPDGRLVEIVELPGHPWFLAVQFHPEFTSRPNRPQPLFREFVKASLENAEK; this is encoded by the coding sequence GTGACAAAGTATATTTTCGTGACGGGCGGAGTTGTGTCCTCCCTGGGTAAAGGGATCACGGCTGCCTCGTTGGGCAGACTGCTGAAAAACAGAGGTCTCAAGGTAACTATTCAAAAATTTGACCCATACATCAACATCGACCCGGGAACAATGAGTCCTTATCAGCACGGTGAGGTTTTTGTAACGGATGATGGCGCGGAAACGGATTTGGACCTTGGTCACTATGAACGTTTTATCGATATCAACCTCTCCAAAAACAGCAACGTCACGACGGGTAAAGTGTATTCCTCCGTTATTAGCAAAGAGCGGCGCGGAGAATACCTCGGCGGCACGGTACAGGTTATTCCGCACATTACGAACGAGATCAAGGAGCGCGTATTCCGCGCTGGACGTGAAGCAGGTTCGGATGTGGTTATTACAGAGATCGGCGGAACTGTAGGCGATATTGAGAGCTTGCCTTTCCTGGAAGCTATTCGTCAGATCAAGAGTGATGTTGGCCGTGACAATGTAATGTATATCCATGTAACGCTGATTCCTTACATCAAGGCAGCTGGTGAAGTGAAAACCAAACCAACCCAGCACAGCGTGAAAGAATTGCGCAGTATCGGTATCCAGCCAAATGTGATTGTATGCCGTACAGAGTACGAGCTGTCCAAAGACATGAAAGCCAAAATCGCTCTCTTCTGTGACATTGATGAAAATGCCGTAGTTGAATGTCGTGATGCAAGCACGTTGTATGAAGTACCTTTGAACTTGCGTGAAGAAGGTTTGGATGAAATCGTGGTAAATCACCTGAAGCTGACCACTCCTGCACCGGATATGAGCGAGTGGGAAGGGCTGGTTGACCGCATCAGCAAATTGCAGCGTACCGTTGAGATTGCCATTGTTGGTAAATATGTAGCACTGCACGATGCTTATTTGAGTGTTGTTGAATCCCTGTCTCATGCAGGATTTGCATCCAACGCAGATGTGAAGATTCGCTGGATCCATTCCGAAGATATTACTGACGAGAACGTAGGCGACCTGCTGCATGGTGTTGGCGGTATCCTTGTTCCGGGTGGTTTCGGAGATCGCGGTATCGAAGGTAAAGTATCAGCGATCCGTTATGCCCGCGAGAAAAACATTCCATTCTTCGGTATTTGCCTGGGTATGCAGGTTTCCGTAATCGAATATGCACGTTCCATTGTGGGTCTGAATGGTGCGAACAGCTCTGAGATTAACCCGGCTACTGAATTCCCGGTAATCGACCTGCTGCCAGAACAAAAAGATATCGAAAATCTGGGCGGTACAATGCGTCTGGGTCTATATCCTTGTAAGCTGCAAGAAGGTTCTTTGGCTATGGCATGTTATGATGACGAGCTGGTATATGAGAGACACCGTCACCGGTATGAGTTCAACAATGAGTACCGTGAAGCGATTGAAAAAGCAGGTCTGGTCATCTCCGGTACATCTCCGGATGGCCGTCTGGTTGAGATCGTGGAACTTCCGGGACACCCGTGGTTCCTAGCTGTACAATTCCATCCGGAATTTACATCCCGTCCGAACCGTCCACAGCCATTGTTCCGTGAATTCGTAAAAGCTTCATTGGAAAATGCAGAAAAATAA
- the rho gene encoding transcription termination factor Rho, translated as MDLQISDLEEMKLTDLYKLAKKYQIPYYGTLKKKELIFAILRAQAEQSGLMFMQGVLEILPEGYGFLRPINYLPSTEDIYISASQIRKFDLRTGDLVSGKCRTPKENERYFGLLQVNAVNGENPSAAAERLHFPALTPLYPQKKLVLETSPNHLSTRIMDVLAPVGLGQRGLIVAPPKAGKTLLLKEIANSISTNNPEIELFVLLIDERPEEVTDMSRSVKGEVVASTFDELPENHIKVAELVLERALRLVEAKKDVVILLDSITRLARAYNLVIPPSGRTLSGGIDPAAFHRPKRFFGSARNVEEGGSLTILATALIDTGSRMDDIIYEEFKGTGNMELHLDRKLAERRIFPAIDIRRSGTRREEVLLSKEELDTIWTIRKNMNDSHDFVESFLKKLRNSKTNAEFLAAFDAAGNNTSNSGTTTTRRSPRQTATSATTT; from the coding sequence ATGGATCTACAAATTTCCGATTTGGAAGAAATGAAACTAACGGACCTCTACAAACTGGCCAAAAAATATCAGATTCCCTACTATGGCACACTGAAGAAGAAAGAATTGATCTTTGCCATACTACGAGCTCAGGCTGAACAGAGCGGTTTGATGTTTATGCAAGGTGTGCTTGAGATCCTTCCTGAAGGTTACGGTTTTCTCCGCCCGATTAACTACCTGCCTAGCACCGAAGACATTTATATATCGGCCTCGCAGATTCGCAAGTTCGATCTTAGAACGGGTGACCTCGTATCTGGTAAATGTAGAACGCCGAAGGAAAACGAGAGATATTTCGGTTTGCTGCAAGTCAATGCGGTAAACGGTGAGAATCCTTCAGCCGCTGCGGAGAGACTTCACTTCCCGGCATTAACCCCATTGTATCCGCAGAAAAAGCTGGTTCTCGAAACATCCCCCAACCATTTGTCTACACGCATTATGGATGTGCTGGCTCCTGTAGGTTTGGGACAGCGCGGATTGATCGTAGCACCTCCCAAAGCAGGTAAGACGCTTCTCCTCAAAGAAATTGCCAACAGCATTTCAACCAACAATCCAGAAATTGAACTGTTTGTCCTGTTGATTGATGAACGTCCGGAGGAAGTAACGGATATGTCTCGTTCGGTAAAAGGGGAAGTTGTGGCTTCTACGTTCGATGAGCTGCCTGAGAATCATATCAAGGTTGCGGAACTGGTGCTGGAACGTGCTCTGCGTCTGGTTGAGGCGAAAAAAGATGTCGTTATTCTGCTGGACAGCATTACGCGTCTTGCTCGTGCATATAACCTGGTTATCCCACCATCCGGACGGACGCTTAGTGGGGGTATTGACCCTGCAGCATTCCACCGCCCAAAACGTTTCTTTGGATCTGCGCGGAATGTGGAAGAGGGCGGCAGCCTGACTATTCTGGCAACAGCGTTAATCGATACGGGATCTCGTATGGATGATATCATCTATGAAGAGTTTAAAGGTACGGGTAATATGGAGCTTCATCTGGACCGCAAGCTGGCAGAACGCCGTATCTTCCCGGCCATCGATATTCGCCGTTCGGGTACACGCAGAGAAGAAGTGCTGCTAAGCAAGGAAGAGCTGGATACCATCTGGACCATTCGTAAAAATATGAATGACTCCCATGATTTTGTGGAAAGCTTCCTGAAAAAACTGCGTAACAGCAAAACGAATGCAGAATTTTTGGCTGCGTTTGATGCAGCGGGCAACAATACAAGCAATTCGGGGACCACAACGACTCGGCGTTCGCCGAGACAGACGGCTACCTCAGCAACAACAACTTAA
- the rpmE gene encoding 50S ribosomal protein L31, protein MKEAIHPKYTIGQVTCACGNTFETGSVKEGLRVEICSACHPFFTGKQKFIDAGGRVDRFKKKYGI, encoded by the coding sequence ATGAAAGAAGCAATTCATCCTAAATACACGATCGGTCAAGTAACCTGCGCTTGCGGTAACACTTTTGAGACTGGTTCAGTTAAAGAAGGACTTCGTGTAGAGATTTGCTCCGCTTGCCACCCGTTCTTCACCGGTAAACAGAAGTTTATCGATGCTGGCGGCCGTGTCGATCGTTTCAAGAAAAAATACGGAATCTAA
- a CDS encoding UDP-N-acetylglucosamine 1-carboxyvinyltransferase, translating into MEKLMISGGRPLQGTVTISGAKNSAIALIPAALLAESEVVLDNLPLLSDVAVYAEILEELGARVFWEGSQMKIDPSDIKSIPMPNGPVKKLRASYYMMGALLGRFKEATIGLPGGCNFEPRPIDQHIKGFEALGATVTNEHGSIHLHAKELRGAKIYLDVSSVGATINIMLAATRAKGSTIIENAAKEPEIIDVATLLNSMGASIKGAGTETIRIEGVSELKGCRHSIIPDRIQAGTYMIAAAATRGNVLIDNVIPKHLEALTAKLLEMGVGIEEMDESIRVIGQPSYSHVDVKALVYPGFPTDLQSPMTSVLTQATGVSVLSDFVYSNRFKHVPELVRMGAKIRVEGRSAIIEGGALNAAKVKASDLRAGAALVIAGLTVKEGVTEVTGVEFIDRGYDHLVTNLRLLGADVWRETE; encoded by the coding sequence ATGGAAAAATTGATGATTAGTGGCGGACGTCCGTTACAGGGGACTGTAACCATAAGCGGCGCCAAAAACAGCGCCATTGCGCTTATTCCTGCAGCATTGCTTGCCGAATCAGAGGTCGTGCTGGATAACCTGCCACTTTTAAGTGATGTGGCGGTTTATGCGGAAATTTTGGAGGAACTCGGAGCTCGTGTATTCTGGGAAGGAAGTCAGATGAAGATCGATCCTTCCGATATCAAATCTATACCTATGCCGAATGGTCCCGTGAAGAAGCTGCGTGCTTCTTATTATATGATGGGGGCATTGCTTGGACGATTCAAAGAAGCAACAATTGGTTTGCCTGGAGGCTGTAACTTTGAGCCTCGTCCGATAGACCAACACATCAAAGGTTTTGAAGCGCTTGGCGCAACAGTAACAAACGAACATGGATCCATCCATCTGCATGCCAAAGAGCTGCGTGGAGCTAAGATTTACCTGGATGTAAGCAGTGTAGGTGCAACCATTAACATTATGCTGGCGGCAACACGTGCCAAAGGCTCTACAATTATCGAAAACGCGGCTAAAGAGCCTGAGATTATAGATGTAGCAACACTTTTGAATTCAATGGGTGCCAGCATCAAGGGTGCGGGTACTGAAACGATTCGTATTGAGGGCGTGTCGGAGCTCAAAGGCTGCCGTCATTCCATTATTCCGGACCGCATACAGGCGGGTACGTATATGATTGCTGCAGCGGCAACGCGCGGTAATGTTTTGATCGACAATGTCATTCCCAAACATCTGGAGGCGTTAACCGCCAAATTGCTGGAGATGGGTGTGGGCATTGAAGAGATGGATGAGAGTATTCGTGTCATTGGACAACCTTCCTATAGTCATGTGGATGTGAAGGCTCTGGTGTATCCGGGATTTCCAACCGATTTGCAGTCTCCGATGACAAGTGTATTAACTCAAGCGACGGGTGTAAGTGTCCTGAGCGATTTTGTATACAGCAATCGATTTAAGCATGTGCCAGAGCTGGTGCGTATGGGCGCCAAAATTCGAGTGGAAGGTCGTTCAGCCATCATTGAAGGCGGTGCACTGAATGCGGCCAAAGTAAAAGCATCAGATCTTCGTGCCGGAGCAGCGCTGGTCATTGCCGGTCTGACTGTTAAAGAAGGTGTGACTGAAGTGACAGGCGTCGAGTTTATTGATCGTGGATATGATCACCTCGTCACCAACCTGCGTCTTCTTGGTGCAGATGTATGGCGTGAAACGGAATAG
- the fba gene encoding class II fructose-1,6-bisphosphate aldolase, producing MPLVSMTNMLNKALEGKYAVGQYNINNLEWTQAILAAAEEEKSPVILGVSEGAARHMGGFYTVVKMVEGLIHDMKITVEVAIHLDHGSSFDKCKEAIDAGFTSVMIDGSHHSIDENIEMTKKVVEYAHAKGVSVEAEVGTVGGQEDDVIGGIQYADLNECIRIVKETGIDTLAPALGSVHGPYQGEPNLGFKEMEEVRDAVQVPLVLHGGTGIPKHDIDKAISLGTSKINVNTENQISFTKAVREVLAAKPDAYDPRTFIVPGREAIKETVKGKIREFGSNNKA from the coding sequence ATGCCATTAGTTTCTATGACAAACATGTTGAACAAAGCACTTGAAGGAAAATATGCAGTTGGTCAATACAACATCAATAACCTTGAGTGGACTCAAGCGATTCTTGCAGCTGCAGAAGAAGAGAAATCTCCTGTAATCCTTGGTGTATCCGAAGGTGCAGCACGTCACATGGGTGGCTTCTACACAGTAGTTAAAATGGTAGAAGGACTTATTCATGACATGAAAATCACCGTTGAAGTTGCGATTCACCTGGACCACGGTTCCAGCTTTGATAAATGTAAAGAAGCAATCGATGCCGGATTCACTTCCGTTATGATCGACGGTTCCCACCACTCCATCGACGAGAACATTGAAATGACGAAAAAAGTCGTTGAATATGCACACGCTAAAGGCGTTTCCGTTGAAGCTGAAGTAGGTACTGTTGGTGGCCAGGAAGATGACGTTATCGGCGGCATCCAATACGCTGACCTGAACGAGTGTATCCGTATCGTCAAAGAAACAGGTATCGACACATTGGCACCAGCTCTGGGTTCCGTACACGGTCCTTACCAAGGCGAGCCAAACCTGGGCTTCAAAGAAATGGAAGAAGTTCGTGATGCGGTACAAGTTCCACTCGTATTGCACGGTGGTACAGGTATTCCTAAACATGACATCGATAAAGCCATTTCCCTGGGTACTTCCAAAATCAACGTAAACACTGAGAACCAAATTTCGTTCACAAAAGCGGTTCGTGAAGTGCTTGCAGCTAAACCAGATGCTTACGATCCACGTACGTTCATCGTACCAGGCCGTGAAGCAATCAAAGAAACCGTTAAAGGTAAAATCCGCGAGTTTGGTTCCAACAACAAAGCGTAA
- the argS gene encoding arginine--tRNA ligase, whose amino-acid sequence MTRNPLDTINERVSTAIGNAVVAAGLVTQEELPAITLEVPRDKSHGDLATNAAMQLTKIAKRNPRQIAEEIIANLNLVEAGIEKAEIAGPGFINFKLDKSYLYPVLELVHEQGENYGRINVGEGRKVEMEFVSANPTGSLHLGHARGAAVGDALCNILDYAGYDVTREYYINDAGNQVFNLARSIEARYLQELGQDAEMPEDGYHGEDIKGFAKELVAEKGDSLLSMHPGDRAAYFRDYGLEKELDKIKRDLNRFRVNFDIWFSETSLYDNGEVLRVLDELRDRDEIYEKDGATWLKTMQYGDDKERVLIKNDGTYTYLTPDIAYHRDKYSRGYDTMINIWGADHHGYIPRMKAAMQALGNDPSKLVVLIAQMVSLFQNGEKVKMSKRTGKAVTMEDLMDEVGIDAIRYFFTMRSMDSHLDFDMDLAISTSNENPVFYVQYAHARVCSVYRQAEEQGIELLPLAQIDLSKLNTEHEFDLLRKMGELPEEIAAAATGYAPHRMIRYVYELASLFHSYYRAERVITEDAGQTQARLALIGAVRTVIATALRLVGVSAPDKM is encoded by the coding sequence ATGACACGTAATCCACTAGATACGATTAACGAACGGGTAAGTACCGCGATCGGCAATGCTGTTGTTGCTGCCGGCCTCGTTACGCAAGAGGAACTGCCAGCCATCACACTTGAAGTGCCGCGTGACAAGTCGCACGGGGATTTGGCGACCAATGCAGCCATGCAGCTGACCAAGATTGCCAAGCGCAATCCACGCCAGATTGCAGAAGAGATCATTGCGAATCTGAACCTTGTGGAAGCTGGAATCGAGAAGGCAGAGATTGCCGGACCAGGTTTTATCAACTTCAAATTGGACAAGAGCTACCTTTACCCGGTGCTTGAACTTGTTCATGAACAAGGTGAGAACTACGGACGGATCAATGTCGGCGAAGGGCGCAAGGTCGAGATGGAGTTTGTCAGTGCAAACCCGACAGGCAGCTTGCATCTGGGACATGCCCGTGGAGCGGCTGTGGGTGATGCGCTCTGCAACATCCTCGATTATGCAGGGTATGACGTAACACGTGAATACTACATTAATGATGCGGGTAACCAGGTGTTTAACCTGGCACGTTCCATTGAAGCACGTTATTTGCAGGAGCTCGGTCAGGATGCCGAGATGCCGGAAGATGGTTACCACGGCGAGGATATCAAAGGATTTGCCAAGGAGCTGGTAGCCGAAAAGGGAGACAGCTTGCTGTCGATGCATCCAGGTGACCGTGCTGCTTATTTCCGTGACTATGGTCTGGAGAAAGAGCTCGATAAAATCAAGCGCGACCTGAATCGCTTCCGCGTCAACTTTGACATCTGGTTCAGCGAGACTTCTCTGTACGACAATGGGGAAGTGCTTCGTGTCCTTGACGAATTGCGTGACCGTGACGAAATTTACGAAAAAGACGGAGCAACTTGGCTGAAAACCATGCAATATGGTGACGACAAGGAACGTGTATTGATCAAAAACGATGGCACGTACACGTACCTGACGCCGGATATTGCATATCACCGTGACAAGTATTCCCGTGGATATGACACGATGATCAACATTTGGGGAGCTGACCACCATGGATATATTCCACGGATGAAAGCAGCAATGCAGGCACTGGGTAATGACCCATCCAAGCTGGTGGTATTGATTGCACAGATGGTGAGCTTGTTCCAGAACGGCGAAAAAGTGAAGATGTCGAAGCGTACCGGTAAAGCGGTAACGATGGAAGATCTGATGGATGAAGTAGGTATTGATGCGATCCGTTACTTCTTCACGATGCGCAGCATGGATTCCCATCTGGACTTTGATATGGATCTCGCGATTTCGACGTCCAATGAGAACCCGGTATTCTACGTGCAATATGCACATGCCCGCGTATGCAGCGTATACCGTCAGGCTGAAGAGCAGGGTATTGAACTGCTTCCGCTGGCACAGATTGACCTGTCCAAGCTGAATACGGAACATGAATTCGATCTTCTTCGCAAAATGGGCGAGCTGCCTGAAGAGATTGCCGCAGCAGCTACCGGATATGCGCCTCATCGCATGATCCGTTATGTATATGAGCTGGCTTCATTGTTCCATAGCTACTATCGTGCTGAACGCGTCATTACCGAAGACGCGGGTCAAACCCAAGCGCGTCTGGCGCTGATCGGTGCCGTTCGCACCGTCATCGCGACAGCGCTCCGTCTGGTTGGCGTATCCGCACCAGACAAAATGTAA
- a CDS encoding S8 family peptidase, giving the protein MDYTGFLHQLVEGMQRPEPEQAGRYLIRFAKPGQYEACLLELSRMRNEHTHLSMIRSSRLARSIIAPVHCPEVLDQYRDEITVEEDTQISLHATALHNKPATAQGVPWGVKQIRAPKVWSVSTGHRIKIGVIDTGADYHHPDLRYSLARGINLLNRSLLPHDDNGHGTHIAGTIAAANSTEGMIGVAPRSLIYPVKAFDHNGSAYVSDIVLGIDWCVRNRVDIINMSFGMKTRSKALLDVVNRAHQAGIVIVASSGNDGKRRSIDYPARYPQTISVGATDKNRRIASFSNRGAYVDVYAPGDKIISSWVQGKHHEMSGTSMATSHVSGAIALLLAKHPGLSPSEIKTMVKRATVPLRARKSTTAKSKVRGGEIDALRLMQEGGG; this is encoded by the coding sequence ATGGACTATACTGGTTTTTTGCATCAATTAGTTGAAGGAATGCAACGTCCTGAACCGGAACAGGCAGGGCGGTACCTGATCCGGTTCGCCAAACCTGGACAGTATGAAGCCTGTCTGCTTGAGCTCTCGCGGATGCGGAATGAGCATACTCATCTTAGCATGATACGATCCTCACGGCTGGCCCGCTCCATTATCGCTCCGGTCCATTGTCCGGAGGTTCTGGATCAATACCGTGATGAGATTACCGTAGAGGAAGATACGCAAATCTCCCTTCATGCAACAGCCCTTCACAACAAGCCGGCCACAGCTCAAGGGGTTCCATGGGGAGTGAAGCAGATTCGTGCACCGAAAGTATGGTCCGTCTCCACAGGACACCGGATCAAAATCGGCGTGATCGATACAGGTGCCGATTATCACCACCCTGACCTCAGGTACTCCCTGGCTCGCGGGATCAACCTGTTAAACCGCAGTCTGCTTCCTCATGACGACAACGGTCATGGTACCCATATTGCCGGTACGATCGCCGCAGCGAATAGCACGGAAGGCATGATTGGCGTAGCTCCGCGTTCCCTGATCTATCCGGTCAAGGCATTTGACCATAACGGCTCCGCCTATGTCTCTGATATTGTACTGGGCATCGACTGGTGTGTGCGTAACCGGGTCGATATTATCAATATGAGTTTCGGTATGAAAACCCGCAGCAAGGCACTCCTTGATGTGGTTAACCGTGCACATCAGGCTGGCATCGTCATTGTCGCTTCGTCAGGAAATGACGGCAAACGCCGCAGCATCGATTATCCTGCACGCTATCCGCAGACCATTTCGGTGGGAGCCACCGACAAAAATCGGCGGATTGCGTCCTTCAGCAACCGCGGCGCATATGTGGATGTCTATGCCCCTGGCGACAAGATCATCTCTTCCTGGGTGCAGGGCAAGCACCATGAGATGAGTGGTACATCCATGGCTACGTCTCATGTGAGCGGTGCTATTGCACTACTGCTCGCGAAGCATCCGGGTCTCTCGCCCAGCGAGATCAAGACGATGGTCAAGCGCGCAACCGTTCCGCTGCGCGCACGCAAGTCCACCACCGCGAAGAGCAAAGTACGCGGTGGCGAAATTGACGCACTCCGGCTGATGCAGGAGGGCGGCGGGTAA
- a CDS encoding radical SAM protein: MYLVYADEKGNVFDHPSLYGLARSGDMIVEIMEDELIPLPEGATLVGLPSTRPIGMDPDTGEMMPLPSDTQAVGALLPQGFTRLCLPGYVKTDKEYKLPLFGYSAVVWKDDAFYVTARMSDQPDQWNPLNCDRDDVRAGVTRMTEKYPENRLYTHLSNCALGYECLTSSNTFLNRWEGGVPVSYSCNAGCFGCISEQPDDSGFVSPQTRMNFRPRVDEIVEVMLEHLKTPESIISFGQGCEGEPSTQAKLIIEAIREVRSITDMGYININTNAGLNDHIRGIVDAGLDLMRVSTISALDDHYNAYYKPRGYTLANVEKSMKYAAQQGVYTSINYLIFPGVTDREEEIEAMIEFARRTDLRLIQMRNLNIDPESYLELIPPAQGDILGMKQMIEIFEEELPDVVIGSYTHVPPAGMARPKRLITS; the protein is encoded by the coding sequence ATGTATTTAGTATACGCAGATGAAAAAGGAAATGTATTTGATCACCCATCCCTGTATGGGCTTGCCCGTAGTGGAGATATGATCGTTGAAATTATGGAGGATGAACTCATTCCTCTACCAGAGGGAGCAACTCTGGTTGGATTACCAAGCACTCGTCCCATTGGGATGGATCCAGACACCGGCGAGATGATGCCTCTTCCGAGTGATACACAGGCGGTCGGGGCTTTGCTTCCGCAAGGGTTTACTCGGCTGTGTTTGCCGGGCTATGTGAAAACGGATAAAGAATATAAGCTTCCCTTGTTCGGGTATTCCGCAGTGGTATGGAAAGATGACGCATTCTACGTTACAGCCCGGATGTCCGATCAACCGGATCAGTGGAATCCGCTGAACTGTGACCGTGATGACGTACGTGCTGGAGTTACGCGGATGACTGAAAAGTATCCTGAGAATCGTCTGTATACCCATTTGTCCAACTGTGCACTTGGGTATGAATGTCTGACCTCGTCAAATACGTTCCTGAATCGTTGGGAAGGTGGAGTTCCGGTATCATACTCCTGTAACGCAGGCTGCTTCGGATGTATTTCGGAACAACCAGATGACAGTGGCTTTGTTTCCCCGCAGACCCGAATGAATTTCCGACCTCGTGTGGACGAAATTGTTGAGGTTATGCTGGAACATCTGAAAACACCTGAGTCCATTATCAGCTTTGGGCAGGGATGTGAAGGTGAACCGTCAACTCAGGCTAAGTTGATTATTGAGGCCATTCGTGAGGTGCGTTCCATTACGGATATGGGATATATCAACATTAACACCAACGCTGGTTTGAATGACCACATTCGGGGCATCGTGGATGCGGGGCTGGATTTGATGCGTGTAAGTACGATTAGTGCACTGGATGACCACTATAATGCGTACTACAAACCACGGGGTTATACACTTGCTAACGTGGAGAAGTCAATGAAGTATGCGGCTCAACAAGGCGTGTACACATCGATTAACTATTTGATCTTCCCAGGTGTAACGGATCGTGAAGAGGAGATTGAAGCCATGATTGAGTTTGCCCGGAGAACAGACCTGCGCTTAATTCAAATGCGGAATCTGAACATCGACCCGGAGAGTTATCTGGAACTTATCCCTCCAGCTCAAGGTGATATTCTCGGAATGAAGCAAATGATTGAGATCTTCGAAGAAGAGCTGCCTGATGTCGTTATTGGCTCGTATACACATGTTCCTCCAGCCGGGATGGCGCGTCCGAAACGCCTCATCACCTCTTGA
- the rpoE gene encoding DNA-directed RNA polymerase subunit delta, translating into MSTSLNLKIDKEKVREIPLVDLAFMVLKAANTPYYYRDLMNEVAKQRGMTDEEINEFIAQLYTEINIDGRFACVGTSLWGLKRWYPVGGTEDSMTGAKRPRIINDEDDDLEDEDFGEEEDSYNSDEDFDNADDDQDDDDDDDDDDDDIFDEDDSDEEVLVEDDDLDDEDLDEDDEDESEDEDDFDDDSDK; encoded by the coding sequence GTGAGTACCTCGCTCAATTTGAAAATTGATAAAGAAAAGGTAAGAGAGATTCCTTTGGTTGACCTTGCCTTTATGGTGCTGAAAGCGGCCAATACGCCGTACTACTACCGTGATTTGATGAATGAGGTAGCGAAACAGCGCGGAATGACTGATGAAGAAATCAACGAGTTTATCGCCCAGCTATATACCGAGATCAATATCGATGGCCGTTTTGCCTGCGTCGGTACAAGTCTTTGGGGATTGAAACGCTGGTATCCAGTAGGTGGAACAGAAGACTCCATGACTGGTGCGAAGCGTCCGCGCATCATCAACGATGAAGACGATGATCTGGAAGATGAGGACTTTGGCGAAGAGGAAGACAGCTACAACAGTGACGAAGACTTCGACAATGCCGATGATGATCAAGATGATGATGACGATGATGACGACGACGATGACGACATCTTTGATGAAGATGACAGCGATGAAGAAGTTCTGGTTGAAGATGATGATTTGGATGACGAAGACCTCGATGAAGACGATGAAGATGAGTCCGAAGACGAGGATGATTTTGACGACGATTCCGATAAGTAA
- a CDS encoding response regulator — protein MENKKVLIVDDQNGIRILLMEVFSSEGYNTFQAPNGKIALEIVNTDKPDLVLLDMKIPGMDGLEILKHIKEIDPDIKVIMMTAYGELDMIKEATDLGALMHFTKPFDIDEMRVAVNMQLRNDTANKCS, from the coding sequence GTGGAAAATAAAAAAGTGTTAATCGTTGATGACCAGAACGGGATTCGAATCCTCTTAATGGAAGTATTCAGCAGTGAGGGATATAACACATTCCAGGCTCCCAATGGCAAGATCGCTCTGGAAATTGTGAATACAGATAAGCCTGATCTAGTGTTGCTCGATATGAAGATTCCAGGCATGGATGGCCTTGAAATTTTGAAGCATATTAAGGAAATTGATCCGGATATCAAAGTCATCATGATGACAGCTTATGGCGAACTGGACATGATCAAGGAAGCTACTGATCTCGGTGCGCTTATGCATTTCACGAAGCCGTTTGATATTGATGAAATGCGCGTGGCCGTCAATATGCAGCTTCGCAATGATACGGCGAATAAGTGCAGCTGA